The Streptomyces sp. NBC_01775 genome includes a region encoding these proteins:
- a CDS encoding ABC transporter ATP-binding protein: MTITLSGISKTFGGFTAVHPLDLTIPEGSFFALLGASGCGKTTTLRMIAGLEEPTGGSVLLGDKDITRLPPHKRPVNTVFQNYALFPHLDVQENVAFGLRRRGVKSVGKQVAEMLDLVQLGDMARRKPRRLSGGQQQRVALARALINRPEVLLLDEPLGALDLKLRRQMQLELKRIQTEVGITFVHVTHDQEEAMTMADSVAVMYGGRVEQLGPPAELYENPRSTFVANFLGTSNLIESEVLSHETGDDGELRVKAPGADSTLRLPTARCAAQAPKAGVKVLVGVRPEKISLAHADDAHAIPEGRNQLTGRITDAGYLGVSLHYLVETPACPGLTVYEQNIERDTRLVPGQRVVLHWRPAHTFALDAAQDVTAGEETV; this comes from the coding sequence ATGACCATCACTCTTTCCGGTATCAGCAAGACCTTCGGCGGCTTCACCGCCGTGCACCCGCTCGATCTCACCATCCCCGAGGGCTCCTTCTTCGCGCTCCTCGGCGCTTCCGGCTGCGGCAAGACCACCACGCTCCGCATGATCGCGGGCCTGGAGGAGCCCACCGGCGGCAGCGTCCTCCTCGGTGACAAGGACATCACCCGCCTCCCGCCCCACAAGCGCCCCGTCAACACCGTCTTCCAGAACTACGCGCTCTTCCCGCACCTGGACGTCCAGGAGAACGTCGCCTTCGGCCTGCGGCGGCGCGGGGTCAAGTCCGTCGGCAAGCAGGTCGCGGAGATGCTCGACCTCGTCCAGCTCGGCGACATGGCCCGCCGCAAGCCGCGCCGGCTCTCCGGCGGCCAGCAGCAGCGGGTGGCCCTGGCCCGCGCGCTGATCAACCGCCCCGAAGTGCTGCTGCTCGACGAGCCGCTGGGCGCCCTCGACCTCAAGCTGCGCCGTCAGATGCAGCTCGAACTCAAGCGTATCCAGACCGAGGTCGGCATCACCTTCGTGCACGTCACCCACGACCAGGAGGAGGCCATGACCATGGCCGACAGCGTCGCGGTGATGTACGGGGGCCGGGTCGAACAACTCGGGCCGCCCGCCGAACTGTACGAGAATCCGCGCTCGACCTTCGTCGCCAACTTTCTGGGCACCTCCAACCTCATCGAGTCCGAGGTCCTCTCCCACGAGACGGGCGACGACGGTGAACTCCGGGTCAAGGCCCCCGGTGCGGACTCCACGCTGCGGCTGCCCACGGCACGCTGCGCGGCTCAGGCCCCGAAGGCCGGTGTGAAAGTGCTGGTCGGAGTGCGCCCCGAGAAGATCTCCCTCGCCCACGCGGACGACGCGCACGCCATACCCGAGGGCCGCAACCAGCTCACCGGACGCATCACCGACGCCGGCTACCTCGGCGTCTCGCTCCACTACCTCGTCGAGACCCCGGCCTGCCCCGGACTGACCGTCTACGAGCAGAACATCGAGCGCGACACGCGGCTCGTGCCCGGCCAGCGCGTCGTCCTCCACTGGCGGCCCGCACACACCTTCGCTCTGGACGCCGCACAGGACGTGACGGCGGGCGAGGAGACCGTATGA
- a CDS encoding ABC transporter permease, giving the protein MPSTPASASTRASSPPPALAALLRRLRKNAVVLAGCAALAYLLLPNLVVLLFSFNKPAGRFNYAWRTFSTDAWTDPCGVADMCGSLGLSLQIAVLATLIATAFGTFAAFALARYRFRGKSTTNALIFLPMAMPEVVMAASLGTLFLNMRVSFGFMTILIAHVMFCLSFVVVAVKARVMSMDPRLEEAARDLYAGPFQTFWRVTLPLAAPGIAAGAMLSFALSFDDFIITQFNAGPSTVTFPMFVWGAAQRGVPVQVNVIGSAMFVLAIAIVLGGQIISNRRKKT; this is encoded by the coding sequence ATGCCCTCCACTCCCGCTTCCGCCTCCACTCGCGCCTCTTCCCCGCCACCGGCCCTGGCCGCGCTGCTGCGCCGGCTGCGCAAGAACGCCGTCGTCCTGGCCGGCTGCGCGGCGCTGGCGTATCTGCTGCTGCCCAACCTCGTCGTCCTGCTGTTCTCGTTCAACAAGCCAGCCGGCCGCTTCAACTACGCCTGGCGCACGTTCTCCACCGACGCGTGGACCGACCCCTGCGGTGTCGCCGACATGTGCGGCTCGCTGGGGCTCAGCCTCCAGATCGCCGTGCTGGCGACGCTCATCGCCACCGCCTTCGGCACGTTCGCCGCCTTCGCGCTGGCCCGCTACCGCTTCCGGGGCAAGAGCACCACCAACGCGCTGATCTTCCTGCCGATGGCCATGCCCGAGGTCGTCATGGCCGCCTCGCTCGGCACGCTCTTCCTCAACATGCGGGTGAGCTTCGGCTTCATGACGATTCTGATCGCGCACGTCATGTTCTGTCTGAGCTTTGTCGTGGTCGCGGTCAAGGCGCGGGTCATGAGCATGGACCCGAGGCTGGAAGAGGCGGCGCGCGATCTGTACGCGGGGCCCTTCCAGACCTTCTGGCGGGTCACGCTCCCGCTCGCCGCGCCGGGGATCGCGGCAGGCGCGATGCTGAGTTTCGCGCTCTCCTTCGACGACTTCATCATCACCCAGTTCAACGCGGGCCCCTCCACGGTGACCTTCCCCATGTTCGTGTGGGGAGCGGCGCAGCGGGGGGTGCCGGTACAGGTCAATGTGATCGGCTCGGCGATGTTCGTCCTCGCGATCGCGATCGTGCTCGGCGGACAGATCATCTCGAACCGCCGTAAGAAGACCTGA
- a CDS encoding ABC transporter permease — protein MTAVAPVPSSATPPSGAGPDAASGPEAGAEGGAGRLPRRRLTPYWLLLPAGLWLAVFFVAPLFYQASTSVQSGSLEDGFRVTWQFSNYTDALSTYGEHFLRSFLYAASATILCLLIGYPLAYMIAFRAGRWRNLVLVMVIAPFFTSFLIRTLAWKTILSDGGPVVGALSSLHILDVTSWLGLTGDERVLATPLAVVCGLTYNFLPFMILPLYSSLERIDTSLHEAARDLYAKPSTTFRKVTFPLSLPGVVAGTLLTFIPASGDYINAQLLGSPSEQMVGNAIQKQFLNVLDYPTAAAMSFILMALILIMVSVYMRKAGTEELV, from the coding sequence ATGACCGCCGTCGCCCCCGTCCCGTCCTCGGCCACGCCGCCCTCCGGCGCGGGCCCGGACGCCGCGAGCGGGCCCGAAGCAGGGGCGGAAGGAGGCGCGGGGCGGCTCCCACGCCGCCGCCTCACGCCTTACTGGCTGCTGCTGCCCGCCGGTCTGTGGCTCGCCGTCTTCTTCGTGGCGCCGCTCTTCTACCAGGCGTCCACGTCCGTGCAGAGCGGCTCGCTGGAGGACGGCTTCCGGGTCACCTGGCAGTTCTCGAACTACACCGACGCGCTCAGCACCTACGGCGAACACTTCCTCCGCTCGTTCCTCTACGCGGCCTCCGCGACAATCCTGTGCCTGCTGATCGGCTACCCGCTCGCCTACATGATCGCCTTCAGGGCGGGGCGCTGGCGCAATCTGGTACTGGTGATGGTGATCGCGCCGTTCTTCACCAGTTTCCTCATCCGCACCCTGGCCTGGAAGACGATCCTGTCCGACGGCGGCCCCGTCGTCGGCGCCCTCAGCTCCCTGCACATCCTGGATGTGACGAGTTGGCTGGGCCTGACCGGTGACGAACGGGTGCTCGCCACCCCGCTGGCCGTGGTGTGCGGACTGACGTACAACTTCCTGCCGTTCATGATCCTTCCGCTCTACAGCTCCCTGGAGCGGATCGACACCTCGCTGCACGAGGCGGCACGTGACCTGTACGCCAAACCCTCGACGACCTTCCGGAAGGTGACCTTCCCGCTGTCGTTGCCGGGCGTCGTGGCCGGGACGCTGCTCACTTTCATCCCGGCATCCGGTGACTACATCAACGCGCAGCTCCTGGGCTCTCCCAGCGAACAGATGGTCGGCAACGCCATCCAGAAGCAGTTCCTCAACGTCCTCGACTACCCGACGGCGGCGGCGATGTCCTTCATCCTGATGGCACTCATTCTGATCATGGTGAGCGTCTATATGCGCAAGGCCGGGACGGAGGAGCTGGTCTGA